The bacterium nucleotide sequence ACACCAATTGCCATATCCAGGGTTAATGCTCCGGTTGGAATTGCCTCAACCTCCATTGCCTTGGAATCGCCCAATCTCATTACCGCACCCTTTCCAAAATTCTTCTCAATCTGGGATAGGGCAATTTCTAGTGCCTTCTTTTTTTCTTGTTCCATTGTTTTTCCTCCTAAATTCTAAATTCCTAAATTCTAAATTCCTAAATCCTAATGAGGAATATGTCTTTCTTCTTCTTGACTAATAAAATCAATGATTTCTTCTTTTGTTTTTAATACCTTAAGCTTCTCCCTGATATAATTATGCTTAAGGAGCCTTGAAATTTTTGCCAATATCTTTACTTGGGAGACAGTAGCATCCTGTGGAACAACAACCATAAATATGAGATAAACAGGCTCTCCATCTATACTTTTAAAATCTATTCCCTCTTTTAGTCTTCCGAATAAAACTATAAGGTCCTTTGTGCTTTCTGCCTTTGTATGGGGAATAGCAACACCCTGACCTAAGCCTGTGCTCATTACCTCCTCCCTTGCCAAAATGCCTTTTAAAACCTCATTCTCATCAATTTCATTATTCTTTGAGAAAAAAGAAACCATCTCCTTTAAAACATCATCCTTCTTCTTTGACTTAAGATTAAGAACCAAATTGTCCTTTGAAAGAATTTCAGATAATTTCATTTCTCTGCTAAAATAATTACATAATTATCGGATACCTTAATAAATCCTTTATCTATATCAAACCCATTTTTATCAATCATTACCTTTCCCTTTTTAAGGGTTGAAAGAAGGGGTGTATGATTTTCCAGAATACCCATATATCCCATCTCTCCTGGTATAACAACTTGTTCTGCTTTATCCTTAAACAAAATCCCCTCTTTACCCACAAGCTCAACCTCCATAGTCGCTTCGCTTAAATTTTAAATTTCATCCTCTCTTAAATTTAAAATTTGAAATTTACAATTTACAATTTCTTGTACTGTTCCTTAACTTCATCAATATTTCCAACCATATAGAATGCCTGCTCAGGAACATCATCAAGCTCTCCATCTATTATCATTTTAAACCCGGCAACGGTTTCCTTAATGGGAACATATCTTCCCTTTCTTCCTGTAAATACCTCTGCAACAAAGAATGGCTGGGAGAAGAATTTCTGAATCTTCCTTGCCCTTTCAACCATAAGCTTATCCTCTTCAGAAAGCTCATCCATTCCAAGTATAGCAATAATATCCTTAAGGTCTTTGTATCTTTGAAGAACCTTCTGGACATTTCTTGCAACTGTGTAATGCTCAATTCCCACAATATCAGGGGTTAAAATACGGGATGTAGAATCCAATGGGTCAACAGCAGGGTATATTCCAAGCTCTGCAATCTGCCTTGATAAAACAATGCTTGCATCAAGATGGGTGAATGTTGTTGCAGGTGCTGGGTCTGTAAGGTCATCTGCAGGGACATAGATTGCCTGGACAGATGTAATTGAGCCCTTCTTTGTTGAAGTTATCCTCTCCTGCAAAGCACCCATATCGGTTCCTAATGTTGCCTGGTATCCAACAGCAGAGGGAATCCTTCCCAAAAGGGCAGAAACCTCACTTCCTGCCTGGATAAACCTAAAGATATTATCAATAAACAAAAGAATATCGGCACCTCCCATATCGCGGAAATACTCAGCAACGGTTAAGGCAGAAAGACCAACCCTAAATCTAGAACCAGGGGATTCCTGCATTTGGCCATAAACCAGGGCTGTTTTAGAAAGAACGCCGGATTCTTTCATTTCAAGATATAGGTCATTTCCCTCCCTTGTTCTCTCTCCAACGCCAGCAAATACAGAAAAACCACCATGTTGCTCTGCAACATTCCTTATAAGCTCCATTACAAGGACGGTTTTTCCAACGCCTGCACCGCCGAACAAACCTGCCTTTCCTCCCTTTGAAAGTGGAGCTAAAAGGTCAATGGATTTTAACCCTGTTTCAAACATCTCCCTTACAGTCTCCTGCTCCTCAAAAGAGGGTGGCGTTTTATGAATAGGATGGTATGCCTCTGCCTTTACCTCTCCCATTTCATCTATAGGGTTTCCCAATACACCAATCATCCTTCCCAGTATACCTTTGCCAACAGGAACCTTTATGGGTCCTCCTGTATCAATTGCAAGCATCCCCCTTCTTATGCCATCGGTTGATCCTAAAGCTATTGTTCTTGCAATACTATCTCCAAGGTGTTGGGCTACCTCAACAACAAGAATATCCTCATCTTTTTGGATATGAAGGCTGTTATAGATTGGTGGGATATCGCCCTTTTCAAAGAGAACATCCACAATAGGGCCTATTACTTGATTAACTTTACCTGTTCCCATTGTAAATTACAAATTATAAATCTCCATTGTTTCTATTGTCAATTGTAATTTTAATTTTTTTAAAAGGCGAAGGAATGTCATCCAATGCCCTTATCATTCCAAATATCGCCTCTTTAAAGACCCTTTGGACAAACCTATTTAAAGGAATCTTTTTTCCATCAATAAAAAGCCCTGTTTCATCACAATGCCTTTTCTTAATAAAGCCCTCAATAAAATTGGCAATTTTTGGATAATCATTTGGCTTAAAACAAGGAATGTCAAGCCTAAAATCTTTGTTGCTGACAATGGCAATAAGATTATCTTCCTTTTTACAAATGGGTTCATCTCTTGCTATCTCAATCTTTGGCATCTTTTCTCCCTTAAATCCCTCTGTAAGAACAATGTCTACATCAGAAAAAAAGGACATTAAATCTTCAATTGTTTTTTCTTCTGATAAATTTTGAAATAATGCAAAGAGCTTATTGGAAGAGGCGGCTACTATATCAGCCCCTCCTTTAAAATGTTTAAATGTATCCTTTTCCTCCTTATCAAAATCAGAAATTTCTAGGTTGTGATGGATATGTTTTATTATTCCAACAGAGTATCCCCTTTCCTTTAGCTCCTTGATAATGCCTAAAAGAAGGGTTGTCTTTCCACTATTCTTTTTTCCTACAATGGAGATAGCATTCATCACCTTATAGTGTTGTTTAATAAATCATTACTCAGAATTTTACATTTTGCATTTACAAGATATATTGACTCAAATCCTTATCTTCTATAATCTTTTCTAGTTTCTCCCTGATATAGGAAGGATCTATTATAACCTTCTTCTCAGCAATGTTTGGTGCTTGAAATGAAATATCCTCTAAAAGCTTTTCCATAATTGTATATAGCCTCCTAGCCCCTATATCCTCTGTCCTTTCGTTAACAAGGGCTGTAATCCCTGCCATCTCATCTATTGCCTCCTCTGGAAAAACAAGCTCTATGCCTTCTGTTTCAAGGAGGGCTTTATATTGTTTTATCAAGGCATTCTTTGGCATTGTAAGGATAAGCTTAAAATCCTCCTTTTTTAATGATGAAAGCTCAACCCTTATGGGAAATCTTCCCTGAAGCTCAGGGATTAAATCAGATGGCTTTGAGCTAGCAAATGTCCCTGCCGCAATAAACAAAATGTGGTTTGTTTTTACAGGGCCATACCTTGTCATAACCGTTGAGCCTTCAACAATAGGAAGAAGGTCCCTTTGAACACCCTCCCTTGAAATATCTGGCCCATAGCTTTTATCATTGCCACAAATTTTATCAAGCTCATCAAGAAATATTATGCCCTCTTCCTCAACCTTTTTTATAGCCTCTTTAACAACCTTATCATGGTCAATAAGCTTTTCTGTTTCTTCAACCAAAAGAATATTTCTTGCCTCCTCCACAGATATTTTCTTTCTCTTTTTCTTTCCTGGAAGGATATTAGAAAGGCTTTCAAATAGACCAGAATCAAAGATATTTTCCATTCCTGGCATAGCAAATACCTCAACCATTGGAGGTGTCTCCTTTGATTCAATTTCAATAAGCCTTTTTTCCATTTCTCCCCTTTTAAGCATCTGTCTTATCTTTTCCCTTGTCTCCTCCTTTGGCTCTTGTTTTCCTGCTGGAAGGAGGAGGGAGATAAGCCTTTCCTCAACAAAAGAGGCTGCCTTATCCTTTGTCAACTCATACTCCCTTGCCTTTATCATATTTACTGTGATATTTACAAGGTCTCTTATCATAGATTCTACATCCCTGCCAACATATCCTACCTCTGTGAACTTTGTTGCCTCAACCTTTAAGAACGGAAGGTCAGCAAGCTGGGAAACCCTTCTGGAGATTTCTGTTTTTCCAACGCCTGTTGGTCCTATCATAATGATATTCTTTGGACAAACCTCATCCTTTAGCTCATCGGGAAGGCTTATCCTTCTATACCTATTGCGCATAGCAATAGCTACAGCCTTCTTTGCCTCTTTTTGTCCGATGATATATTTATCTAGCTCGGCTACAATCTCAGATGGTGTAAGCTTCATCCCATAAGCTTCTTTACAGCCTTTATGTTTGCTTTTGAAATAGAGGTTTTAAGGCTTAATCTTCTTTTTCTCTCTTTTCTTTTCTTTGTGGCTAAATGGCTATTTCCAGAGCAATTTCTCATAAGCCTTCCACTCCCTGTTATCTTTACCCTCTTCTTCATCCCACTATGCGATTTTAATTTTGGCATTTTTATACCTCCCTTTTAATCTTTTTTAATAATTTTCTTGCAGCATCCTCTTCTGCCTCTTTTTTGCTTTTACCTTTTCCTGCTTCAACCATCCCATCCACGCTAACAGAAACACTAAATATGGGTTTATGATCTTGTCCAGATTTCTCAATAAGCTTATATATTGGAAGGCTTCCATCTTTTCTTTGAACAATCTCCTGAAGAGAGGATTTATAATCCAAAATTTCCTCTTTGTGACACTCAATGTGTTTCATTATAAATAGCTTTGCATTTTCTATTCCAGAATCAATAAAAATAGCACCAACCAATGCCTCAATTGCCTCTGCCAATATAGAGGTCTTTTTCCGTCCACCTGTTTTCTCCTCTCCATTGCTTAAAAACAGAAATTTTCCCAGCTCAATATTTCTTGCCCATTGGACAAGTTGCCTCCTACTAACCATATTTGCCTTCATCTTTGTAAGAAAGCCTTCTGAAAAATCTCCAAATTTTTCAAAGAGATAAGAGGCTGTTATCATATTTAAAACACTGTCTCCAAGAAAGCATAACCTTTCATTGTTATTCTCTCTATCATAAGAGCTATGTGTAAGTGCCTTTTCTAAAACAAGGGGGTTTAAAAATGAGATCCCAATATTTTTTTGAAACCCAGCAAGAATTTTCTCTTTATTCATATCTCTTAAAAACAATAGAGGCATTGTGTCCGCCAAAGCCGAATGAATTTGAAAGGACATAATCTATCTTTGCCTCTTTTGCAATATTCGGAACATAATCAAGGTCGCAATCAGGGTCTTTATATTCATAGTTTATTGTTGGAGGAATTATATTGTTCTTTATAGTAAGGCAAGAGGCAATGGCCTCAATTGCACCTGCTCCTCCCAATAAATGGCCTGTCATAGACTTATTTGCCGTTATTGGAATTTTATAGCTATAATCACCAAATACATTTTTTATTGCCAGGGTTTCTGCCTTATCATTCAATTTTGTTGATGTTCCATGTGCATTTATGCAGGAAATTTTGTCTATAGAAATATTTGCATCAGCAAGGGCATTTTCCATACATAGTGATGCTCCACTTCCATCCTCCTTTGGAGCTGTAATGTGGTATGCATCTGCACTCATTCCATAACCTACAATCTCTGCGTAAATATTTACACCTCTCTTTTTTGCATGGCTTTCATTTTCTAAAATAAGAATCCCGGCACCATTTGACATTACAAAACCATCCCTTTCTCCATCAAATGGCCTGGATGCCTTTTGTGGTTCATTATTCCTTGTAGATAATGCCCTTGCAGCACAAAATCCAGCAAGACCAAGTGGTGTAATGGCTCCTTCGCAACCACCACAAACCATAACATCAGCTGACCCATATTGAATTAGTCTGAACGCCTCGCCAATGGTATGTGTTGATGTAGCGCAGGCTGTAGCTATTGCCAGATTTGGACCAGAAAAGCCAAATTTTATTGAAATAACACCAGATGCCATATCTATTATCATCATTGGAATAAGGAAAGGCGATACCCTCTTTGAACCATCTTTGAGCAAAACGCTATGCTCCCTTTCTAATACATCAAGCCCTCCAATCCCTGAGCCAACAAGGACACCAATTCTTCTTAGATCCTCTTGAGAAAGAGAAATGCCCGAATCTATAATGGCTTCTTGCGTAGCAGCTAGCCCATACTGAATGAATAAAGAGAACCTTCTCTTTTCTTTTTCAGAGAGAATTCCATCAGCATTAAAATCCTTTATCTCCCCTCCTATCCTTGTTGAATACCCTGTTGTATCAAAGGCTTTTATTTCTTCTATTCCAGATTTTCCTTGCAGGAGAGAGGAGAAAAACAGAGGAACAGAATTTCCAATAGGGCTTATAACACCAAGCCCTGTTACAACAACCCTATGTCTCACCTTTCTTTTCTTTGATATATCTAACGGTATCGCCAACGCTTGTTATCTTCTCGGCATCCTCATCTGGAATTTCAAGACCAAATTCATCTTCCAGTGCCATTACAAGCTCAACCGTATCAAGGCTGTCTGTTCCGAGGTCATCAACAAATGAAGCCTCCATAGTAATCTGGGATTCTTGCACCCCTAGCTGGTCAATTATTATCTTTTTTACCCTTTCAAATATCTCGTTTTCCATATTTCACCCCCAAAATTTTAATTTGGAAATAGTATAAGTTTTAAAATTTATTGTGTCTAGTTATTTTTTTATTGACTTTTATTCTTAAGATAAACCATAATAACTCTATGGAAAATAAAAACGCACCAACAATACACCCTGTTTCTTTCTCAGTTTTAAAAAAAGAAAAAACACAAGAAGGTCAGGGAGAAATAACATCATTTGGCGATGTTCCCATTAAAGTAAGCGTTGAGATTGGAAGGACAAAGAAATATGTAAAGGATGTAGTGAATATGAAGGAAGGCGAGATATATGCGCTTGATAAATTGACGGGTGAGCCATTTGATATCCTTGCAAATGGGAAGATAATAGCAAAAGGACAGATTGTTGTTATAAATGACATTGTGGGAATTAGGGTAACAGAATTGGTAAATGAATAATTCTTGGGTTGAAGTAGACCTTTCAGCAATTCTCTATAACATTTCTTGTATCAAAAAGATAACATCTTCAAAAATCTTGGCTGTTGTCAAGGCTGATGCCTATGGACATGGAGCAATTGAGGTTGCAAAGGCTATAAAGGATAGGGTTGATATGCTTGGGGTTTTCTCTATTGATGAGGGAATAGCATTAAGGAACAAGGGAATAAAGAAGCCCATTCTTATTTTAGGACCTTCCCAAGCCTCTTGTGCAAAGGATATAATAAATTATGAGCTTACACCAGCTGTATTTACAGAAGAAATGCTTGAAGCACTTTCATCAAAAGCAAAGAAGCCAATAAATATTCATATAAAGATAGATACAGGGATGTGGAGGATTGGCGTTCCTTATAAAGATGCACCTTTATTTATTGAAAAGGCAATTGCCTATCCGAATATCAAAGTAAGGGGAATATTTTCTCACCTTGCAACATCGTATTTAAAGGACAAATCTTATGCTAAAGAGCAATTTGAAAGGTTTTCCTATGTCCTAAAAAGCCTTTCTCAAAAAAAGATAAATATTCCGATGAGGCATATTGCCGCATCTGCTGGAATTTTAGACCTTTCCCAAATGCACCTTGATATGGTAAGGCCTGGAATATTACTTTATGGCTTATTTCCTTCCAAAGAGGTAGAGAAAAAATTCTTGCCAAAGGAAGCAATGTCATTTAAAACAAGGATAGCATTCTTAAGGAAAATTCCAAAAGGCTCTGGGATATCCTATGGCCAAATATATATTACAGACAAAGAAGCCACAATTGCTGTTATTCCTGTAGGATATTCCCATGGATTAAGGAGGGCTTTATCAAATAAGGGTTATGTTCTTATAAGGGGAAAAAGGGCAAAGATGGTCGGGACAATATGTATGGATATGACAATGATTGATGTGTCAGATATTCCTGATGCCTCTATTGGTGACGAGGTTGTTATATTTGGAAAGCAAGGGGAAGGCTTTATTTCCATTGATGAATTGGCAGATGCTTGCAATACAATAAATTATGAGATAATAACAGGGATAAACCCAAGTCTTTCTAGGATATATAAGAAATAATGTATCTATTCAGGTTATGATAAGTTCTGTTCTTTTAAAAGACACGAGACATCAGACACGAGACATCAGATTAAAAATTCTTAACCTTTCCCCTCACTACTCACTCCTCATCCCTCACTCCTTGTTAGTATTTCCAAAGCAATTGTTTTTTGGCATAAAAACATTAATACTTGAAAACAAATTTTATTTCAGTATATAGCAATTCCAAAAACCTCTCTGTGCTTTCTACCTCAATCGGAAATTTTTCTTTATCTTTTATTTTAAAAATGGCATCCAAAAGGCTATCTTTTGAAAGATTTTCCTCTTTAATAACAATAGTATCCTTTAGGACTTCTGCATTCTTTAATTGGTGTTGGTCAGAAGAAAAAGGATATGGAATAAGGATTGCTGGGATTCCACACCTTTTTATCTCAGCAATAGATACAGCACCTGCCCTTCCTATTATTATATTAGCACAAGCATAGACATATTCCATCTCAAATATGAAGGGAAATATTCGGGATTCTGGATTCTGGATTCTGGATTTTATTGTTGGATAATCTTTTTCTCCGGTTATCCAAAGGATCTGAAATTCTGAAAGGTTTGGAATTGCCTCAAAAAAAACCTCATTTATCCTTGATGAACCCTGAGAGCCACCCATTACAAGGATTGTTTTTTTATCCTTCAAGCCAAAGAATGAAAACCCATCATCCCTTCCTATTTTTCCTATCTCCCTCCTTATTGGGCATCCGGTAAATATTGCATTTTTGGGAGCAAATTCTGTATTTTCATAAGATATGGCAACACTTGTTGCAATTTTTGAAAGAAGCCTGTTTGCCAAGCCCATCTTTGCATTCTGTTCATGAATTATCCTTTTAATTCTAAGGAAAAAGCCTGCAAGGATAGGTGGAAATGATGGATAGCCCCCCATTCCGATAATAGCCTTTGGTCTTTCCTTGATGAGAATAAAAAAAGAGGCAATTATACAGAAGATATTAGAAAATATAACACCTAGCGTATTTAATGAAAACAGCCTCCTTTTCCAAAATGATATGGGAATGACATAAACCCTAAAGCCAGATTTTTTGATTATTTGGCAAGCCATCCCTTTTTTTCCTGTGATAAAGAAAGGCTTAAATTCCTTTATCCCTTCTGCTATGGCTATCCCTGGATAGATATGACCTCCGGTCCCACCGCAAGCAATAGCTATTTTCACTCTTTTGCTCTTTCAATCACCCTTTTTTCCTCTTCCTTCGCATCTTCTCCATGAACCTTAGAAAGCTCAAGGAATAGCCTTTTTTCCTCCTTTGAGAGCCTAGTAGGAAGGCAAACAATTACCCTTACAAATAAATCTCCATATCCATAACCCTTAAATCTTGGCATACCTTTACCCTGCAATCTAAATACCCTGTGTGTCTGCGTTCCCTCTGGAACTTTAAGCCTTGCCTTTTTTCCATCAATTAAAGGAATTTCTATTTCTCCACCTAATGTTGCTTTGATAAAGCCTATTGGATTATCAAGGATAAGGTTATCA carries:
- a CDS encoding DNA recombination/repair protein RecA; protein product: MEQEKKKALEIALSQIEKNFGKGAVMRLGDSKAMEVEAIPTGALTLDMAIGV
- a CDS encoding PTS sugar transporter subunit IIA, which translates into the protein MKLSEILSKDNLVLNLKSKKKDDVLKEMVSFFSKNNEIDENEVLKGILAREEVMSTGLGQGVAIPHTKAESTKDLIVLFGRLKEGIDFKSIDGEPVYLIFMVVVPQDATVSQVKILAKISRLLKHNYIREKLKVLKTKEEIIDFISQEEERHIPH
- the atpD gene encoding F0F1 ATP synthase subunit beta encodes the protein MGTGKVNQVIGPIVDVLFEKGDIPPIYNSLHIQKDEDILVVEVAQHLGDSIARTIALGSTDGIRRGMLAIDTGGPIKVPVGKGILGRMIGVLGNPIDEMGEVKAEAYHPIHKTPPSFEEQETVREMFETGLKSIDLLAPLSKGGKAGLFGGAGVGKTVLVMELIRNVAEQHGGFSVFAGVGERTREGNDLYLEMKESGVLSKTALVYGQMQESPGSRFRVGLSALTVAEYFRDMGGADILLFIDNIFRFIQAGSEVSALLGRIPSAVGYQATLGTDMGALQERITSTKKGSITSVQAIYVPADDLTDPAPATTFTHLDASIVLSRQIAELGIYPAVDPLDSTSRILTPDIVGIEHYTVARNVQKVLQRYKDLKDIIAILGMDELSEEDKLMVERARKIQKFFSQPFFVAEVFTGRKGRYVPIKETVAGFKMIIDGELDDVPEQAFYMVGNIDEVKEQYKKL
- the mobB gene encoding molybdopterin-guanine dinucleotide biosynthesis protein B, with protein sequence MNAISIVGKKNSGKTTLLLGIIKELKERGYSVGIIKHIHHNLEISDFDKEEKDTFKHFKGGADIVAASSNKLFALFQNLSEEKTIEDLMSFFSDVDIVLTEGFKGEKMPKIEIARDEPICKKEDNLIAIVSNKDFRLDIPCFKPNDYPKIANFIEGFIKKRHCDETGLFIDGKKIPLNRFVQRVFKEAIFGMIRALDDIPSPFKKIKITIDNRNNGDL
- the hslU gene encoding ATP-dependent protease ATPase subunit HslU, which encodes MKLTPSEIVAELDKYIIGQKEAKKAVAIAMRNRYRRISLPDELKDEVCPKNIIMIGPTGVGKTEISRRVSQLADLPFLKVEATKFTEVGYVGRDVESMIRDLVNITVNMIKAREYELTKDKAASFVEERLISLLLPAGKQEPKEETREKIRQMLKRGEMEKRLIEIESKETPPMVEVFAMPGMENIFDSGLFESLSNILPGKKKRKKISVEEARNILLVEETEKLIDHDKVVKEAIKKVEEEGIIFLDELDKICGNDKSYGPDISREGVQRDLLPIVEGSTVMTRYGPVKTNHILFIAAGTFASSKPSDLIPELQGRFPIRVELSSLKKEDFKLILTMPKNALIKQYKALLETEGIELVFPEEAIDEMAGITALVNERTEDIGARRLYTIMEKLLEDISFQAPNIAEKKVIIDPSYIREKLEKIIEDKDLSQYIL
- the rpmI gene encoding 50S ribosomal protein L35, translated to MPKLKSHSGMKKRVKITGSGRLMRNCSGNSHLATKKRKERKRRLSLKTSISKANIKAVKKLMG
- the rnc gene encoding ribonuclease III, translating into MNKEKILAGFQKNIGISFLNPLVLEKALTHSSYDRENNNERLCFLGDSVLNMITASYLFEKFGDFSEGFLTKMKANMVSRRQLVQWARNIELGKFLFLSNGEEKTGGRKKTSILAEAIEALVGAIFIDSGIENAKLFIMKHIECHKEEILDYKSSLQEIVQRKDGSLPIYKLIEKSGQDHKPIFSVSVSVDGMVEAGKGKSKKEAEEDAARKLLKKIKREV
- the fabF gene encoding beta-ketoacyl-ACP synthase II; translated protein: MRHRVVVTGLGVISPIGNSVPLFFSSLLQGKSGIEEIKAFDTTGYSTRIGGEIKDFNADGILSEKEKRRFSLFIQYGLAATQEAIIDSGISLSQEDLRRIGVLVGSGIGGLDVLEREHSVLLKDGSKRVSPFLIPMMIIDMASGVISIKFGFSGPNLAIATACATSTHTIGEAFRLIQYGSADVMVCGGCEGAITPLGLAGFCAARALSTRNNEPQKASRPFDGERDGFVMSNGAGILILENESHAKKRGVNIYAEIVGYGMSADAYHITAPKEDGSGASLCMENALADANISIDKISCINAHGTSTKLNDKAETLAIKNVFGDYSYKIPITANKSMTGHLLGGAGAIEAIASCLTIKNNIIPPTINYEYKDPDCDLDYVPNIAKEAKIDYVLSNSFGFGGHNASIVFKRYE
- the acpP gene encoding acyl carrier protein — its product is MENEIFERVKKIIIDQLGVQESQITMEASFVDDLGTDSLDTVELVMALEDEFGLEIPDEDAEKITSVGDTVRYIKEKKGET
- a CDS encoding FliM/FliN family flagellar motor switch protein, with the translated sequence MENKNAPTIHPVSFSVLKKEKTQEGQGEITSFGDVPIKVSVEIGRTKKYVKDVVNMKEGEIYALDKLTGEPFDILANGKIIAKGQIVVINDIVGIRVTELVNE
- the alr gene encoding alanine racemase; its protein translation is MNNSWVEVDLSAILYNISCIKKITSSKILAVVKADAYGHGAIEVAKAIKDRVDMLGVFSIDEGIALRNKGIKKPILILGPSQASCAKDIINYELTPAVFTEEMLEALSSKAKKPINIHIKIDTGMWRIGVPYKDAPLFIEKAIAYPNIKVRGIFSHLATSYLKDKSYAKEQFERFSYVLKSLSQKKINIPMRHIAASAGILDLSQMHLDMVRPGILLYGLFPSKEVEKKFLPKEAMSFKTRIAFLRKIPKGSGISYGQIYITDKEATIAVIPVGYSHGLRRALSNKGYVLIRGKRAKMVGTICMDMTMIDVSDIPDASIGDEVVIFGKQGEGFISIDELADACNTINYEIITGINPSLSRIYKK
- a CDS encoding UDP-N-acetylglucosamine--N-acetylmuramyl-(pentapeptide) pyrophosphoryl-undecaprenol N-acetylglucosamine transferase, with the protein product MKIAIACGGTGGHIYPGIAIAEGIKEFKPFFITGKKGMACQIIKKSGFRVYVIPISFWKRRLFSLNTLGVIFSNIFCIIASFFILIKERPKAIIGMGGYPSFPPILAGFFLRIKRIIHEQNAKMGLANRLLSKIATSVAISYENTEFAPKNAIFTGCPIRREIGKIGRDDGFSFFGLKDKKTILVMGGSQGSSRINEVFFEAIPNLSEFQILWITGEKDYPTIKSRIQNPESRIFPFIFEMEYVYACANIIIGRAGAVSIAEIKRCGIPAILIPYPFSSDQHQLKNAEVLKDTIVIKEENLSKDSLLDAIFKIKDKEKFPIEVESTERFLELLYTEIKFVFKY